A genomic region of Nostoc sp. UHCC 0702 contains the following coding sequences:
- a CDS encoding response regulator transcription factor — MSEISIILIEDHDLTRMGLRAALQSYSGLKVIGEAANATQGLKLLETAKPDVAVVDIGLPDMDGIELTRKFRRFQAESGQSATKILILTMDHTEDAVLAAFAAGADSYYMKETSISRLTEAIQATYGGNSWIDPAIANVVLRKMRQGIPGESQPSDKPKTVKIEALATEYEQVLETYPLTQRELEILELIVAGCSNGQIAEKLYITVGTVKTHVRNILNKLCADDRTQAAVRALRSGLVA; from the coding sequence ATGAGCGAAATAAGCATTATTTTAATTGAAGATCATGACCTCACACGAATGGGACTTAGAGCTGCTTTACAGTCATACAGCGGGCTGAAAGTGATTGGAGAAGCAGCAAATGCCACCCAGGGGCTAAAACTTTTGGAAACAGCTAAGCCGGATGTTGCAGTAGTAGACATTGGCTTACCTGACATGGATGGCATTGAACTAACCCGCAAATTTAGGCGCTTCCAAGCAGAGAGTGGGCAATCAGCAACAAAGATTTTGATCTTGACAATGGATCACACAGAAGATGCAGTGCTGGCTGCGTTTGCAGCAGGAGCAGACTCTTATTACATGAAAGAGACAAGCATCAGCAGGTTAACAGAGGCAATACAAGCAACCTACGGCGGTAACTCTTGGATCGATCCAGCGATCGCCAATGTAGTATTGCGGAAGATGCGGCAAGGTATTCCTGGAGAAAGCCAGCCATCTGATAAGCCGAAAACAGTCAAAATTGAGGCACTGGCTACCGAATACGAACAAGTTTTGGAAACCTATCCCTTGACTCAACGCGAACTCGAAATTTTAGAGTTAATTGTTGCAGGCTGTAGCAATGGGCAAATTGCTGAGAAACTTTACATTACCGTTGGTACAGTCAAGACCCACGTCCGCAACATCTTAAATAAACTCTGTGCTGATGACCGTACCCAGGCTGCTGTTCGCGCCTTGCGTTCTGGGTTAGTGGCGTGA
- a CDS encoding outer membrane protein assembly factor — protein sequence MRVSSAAIFTLATLAASNVTQKVIAAPTVNSSETEQAKNLVVPVIEETPTPTQVKAISSPETVVVPQFSQNPVVRKAGKQGSRGAGEQGSRGAGGKITSSSPSSPSSPSSPSSPSSPSSPSSPSSPSSPSSPSSPSSPSSPSSPPLSIPTTDNSLVVTATDVQIVGASQELQQIIGKVIKTQAGGETSPSQLQKDVAAILETGLFASANVNSRSTPAGLNVVYQVQPVVVRSLELSGAKALTYQVVQERFQSQIGKTISPAELQQAVQQINKWYADNGYNLAQVLSIKPNRQGILTVNVAEGLVGDIKFRFLNDEGKTVDSKGNLVAGRTKPDFLQQQLKLKPGQIFQENVIQQDVQQLYRTGLFETVNVALEGDATKVNLVYELKEYGARAINLGGSYNNDQGVIGTLNYQDQNIGGVNDTFSANVGLGLRDFQFDTKFSSPYSSTDPDRLGYTINAFRNRELSATFDDEIKLANGDKVREGKIGGGISFQRPIDDWDTSLGFNYSRTSIRDRQGNITPTDAQGNPLSVSGSGIDDLTTVSFTASKDRRDNPNNPTQGSLLRLSTEQSVPVGQGNISMNRIKANYSQYVPINLFNSKQPQVFAMNVQAGTVIGDLPPYDAFNLGGSNSVRGYDAGDVGSGRTYISASAEYRFSILPIVGGVLFADYASDLGSGNTVLGDPAGARGKPGYGFGYGAGVRVDSPLGLIRADYGINDQGESKVHLGIGQRF from the coding sequence ATGCGAGTTTCTTCTGCTGCAATTTTTACTTTAGCTACTTTAGCCGCTAGCAATGTCACTCAAAAAGTAATAGCTGCACCTACGGTAAATTCTTCTGAGACTGAACAAGCTAAAAACTTGGTAGTTCCAGTTATTGAAGAAACGCCCACACCCACACAGGTAAAGGCTATTTCATCGCCGGAAACCGTAGTTGTTCCGCAGTTTTCCCAAAATCCTGTAGTCAGGAAAGCAGGAAAGCAGGGGAGCAGGGGAGCAGGGGAGCAGGGGAGCAGGGGAGCAGGGGGAAAAATTACTTCCTCATCCCCCTCATCCCCCTCATCCCCCTCATCCCCCTCATCCCCCTCATCCCCCTCATCCCCCTCATCCCCCTCATCCCCCTCATCCCCCTCATCCCCCTCATCCCCCTCATCCCCCTCATCCCCCTCATCCCCCCCTCTCTCCATCCCTACCACCGACAATAGCTTAGTAGTTACAGCTACAGATGTGCAAATAGTGGGGGCTAGTCAGGAATTACAGCAGATTATTGGCAAAGTGATTAAAACCCAAGCTGGTGGAGAAACTAGTCCCAGCCAACTACAAAAGGATGTAGCGGCAATTTTGGAGACTGGTTTATTTGCTAGTGCTAACGTCAATAGCCGCAGCACTCCAGCGGGATTGAACGTAGTGTATCAGGTACAACCAGTGGTAGTGCGATCGCTAGAACTTTCTGGTGCAAAAGCACTCACCTACCAAGTTGTTCAAGAACGTTTCCAATCTCAAATCGGTAAGACCATCAGTCCGGCGGAACTCCAACAAGCGGTGCAACAAATTAACAAATGGTACGCCGATAATGGGTATAACCTAGCACAGGTGCTATCAATTAAACCTAACCGCCAGGGAATTCTCACCGTGAATGTGGCAGAAGGCTTGGTAGGTGATATCAAATTTCGCTTTCTCAACGACGAGGGCAAAACTGTAGATAGTAAAGGTAATTTAGTAGCGGGACGCACTAAACCAGATTTCTTGCAACAGCAACTCAAGCTTAAGCCTGGTCAAATATTTCAAGAAAATGTTATACAGCAAGACGTACAGCAACTTTATCGTACCGGCTTATTTGAAACTGTGAATGTTGCCCTAGAAGGAGATGCGACAAAAGTTAATTTGGTTTACGAACTTAAAGAATATGGAGCGCGTGCGATTAACTTGGGTGGTAGTTACAACAACGATCAGGGAGTGATAGGTACTTTAAACTACCAAGACCAAAATATCGGTGGTGTTAACGATACTTTCTCGGCAAATGTTGGCTTAGGTTTGCGTGACTTTCAGTTTGACACCAAATTTAGCAGTCCCTATAGCTCAACTGATCCCGATCGCTTGGGTTACACTATAAATGCTTTCCGCAATCGGGAACTTTCAGCAACTTTTGATGATGAGATTAAGCTGGCTAATGGCGACAAAGTGCGAGAAGGTAAAATTGGCGGTGGAATCAGCTTTCAACGACCGATTGACGATTGGGATACCTCATTAGGATTTAATTACAGTCGCACCAGTATTCGCGATCGCCAAGGTAATATTACCCCAACAGACGCTCAGGGCAATCCTCTCTCTGTGAGTGGCAGTGGTATCGATGACCTGACTACCGTATCTTTCACCGCCAGCAAAGACCGACGAGATAACCCTAACAACCCTACTCAGGGTTCCTTACTGCGTTTAAGTACAGAACAATCTGTACCCGTTGGTCAAGGCAATATTTCCATGAATCGTATTAAAGCTAATTACAGCCAGTACGTACCAATCAATTTATTTAACAGCAAACAGCCACAAGTATTTGCCATGAATGTGCAAGCTGGTACCGTCATTGGTGATTTACCGCCCTACGACGCTTTTAACTTGGGTGGTTCTAACTCAGTACGCGGTTACGATGCTGGGGATGTTGGCAGTGGTCGCACTTATATCTCAGCTTCTGCTGAATACCGCTTCTCCATCTTGCCCATAGTAGGAGGCGTATTGTTTGCCGACTATGCCTCCGACTTAGGGTCTGGTAATACTGTATTAGGAGATCCAGCTGGTGCGCGAGGTAAACCAGGTTATGGGTTTGGTTATGGTGCTGGGGTACGCGTTGACTCACCTCTAGGCTTAATCCGGGCTGATTATGGTATCAATGATCAAGGAGAAAGCAAAGTGCATCTTGGTATAGGTCAACGGTTCTAG
- a CDS encoding protein kinase, protein MLAGTILQGGKYTLIQEIGRGGFGITFKATHHYLGQEVVMKTINERLRQHPDFPKFERQFQDEARRLATCIHPNIVRVSDFFVEDGLPYMVMEYIPGETLGNAFVLPGIPLPEATAIHYIRQIGAALQVVHNNGLLHRDIKPDNIILRQGTQEVVLIDFGIAREFNSGVRQTHTGLVSEGYSPLEQYLTQAPRTPATDVYGLAATLYALLTAQVPLPALLRDREKMPSPRELQPHLSAAVNQAVMRGMAVESRFRPATVAEWLQLLPANPVNVTPQTAATHMMPTIDLSSQLPGKLPGVTVLNHINKPSPLKNFTAIGKKLRTSKIFLGTGIALVAATAGFGITNLYSNYQRQTFEQRKIEPAGQTPTIDFPPLPESQQPNTAKDSQTTSPTEPAPASTSRQRRKRSYDRQEQSPNTSSSDSTEKSSQPNSGESPRRDSQQPSVSPSVSPSPSLVEKLRAIRSSRRPSPVPSSENTLPSSSQNSTSPQPVKTSNPAVIPPAPPPTESKRSDPPAVVVPTLEDKQNSSTDDQSQKNEKPQENP, encoded by the coding sequence ATGTTAGCAGGCACAATTTTGCAGGGTGGAAAATATACCCTAATCCAGGAAATAGGGCGTGGTGGCTTTGGCATTACGTTTAAAGCTACTCATCACTACTTGGGTCAGGAGGTAGTGATGAAAACCATCAATGAAAGGCTGCGGCAACATCCTGATTTTCCCAAGTTTGAGCGTCAATTCCAAGATGAAGCCAGACGATTAGCCACTTGTATTCACCCGAATATTGTCCGGGTCAGCGACTTTTTTGTCGAAGATGGACTGCCTTACATGGTGATGGAATATATTCCTGGTGAAACCTTGGGAAATGCCTTTGTCTTACCTGGGATACCCTTGCCAGAAGCTACAGCAATTCATTACATCCGGCAAATTGGGGCAGCATTACAGGTAGTACACAACAATGGTTTGTTGCACCGCGATATCAAGCCAGATAATATCATCCTTCGTCAAGGCACTCAGGAGGTAGTACTAATTGATTTTGGTATTGCCAGGGAATTTAACAGCGGTGTGAGGCAAACTCACACAGGTTTGGTTTCTGAGGGTTATTCTCCGTTGGAACAATACCTGACGCAAGCACCACGCACACCCGCCACAGATGTTTATGGTTTGGCAGCAACATTATATGCTTTGTTGACAGCACAAGTCCCCTTGCCTGCATTGTTACGCGATCGCGAAAAAATGCCTTCTCCCCGCGAACTACAACCCCATCTGAGTGCAGCAGTCAATCAAGCGGTAATGCGTGGGATGGCTGTAGAATCTCGCTTTCGTCCGGCGACAGTTGCCGAGTGGCTACAACTACTACCTGCAAATCCGGTGAATGTTACACCTCAAACAGCAGCCACTCACATGATGCCGACTATCGATTTATCTTCTCAGCTGCCAGGAAAGTTACCTGGAGTAACTGTTCTCAATCACATCAACAAGCCATCACCGCTGAAGAATTTTACAGCAATTGGTAAGAAACTGCGAACCTCTAAGATATTTCTGGGTACAGGTATCGCCCTTGTGGCTGCTACAGCGGGTTTTGGCATCACTAATCTATATTCTAATTATCAGCGACAGACATTTGAACAACGCAAAATAGAGCCAGCTGGGCAAACACCCACCATTGATTTTCCACCCTTGCCTGAGAGTCAACAGCCCAACACTGCTAAAGATTCTCAAACCACCTCACCAACTGAACCTGCACCGGCCTCAACCTCCAGGCAGCGCAGAAAGCGCAGTTATGATAGACAAGAACAATCTCCCAATACTAGTAGCAGCGATTCTACAGAAAAATCGTCACAACCCAACTCAGGAGAATCGCCACGCCGCGATTCTCAACAACCCTCAGTTTCGCCCAGCGTTTCCCCCTCGCCATCGCTAGTAGAGAAGTTACGGGCTATCCGTTCATCTCGTCGCCCTTCCCCTGTACCGTCATCAGAAAATACTTTGCCCTCTTCTAGTCAGAATTCCACCTCACCCCAACCTGTGAAGACATCTAATCCTGCGGTTATACCACCAGCGCCACCACCAACGGAATCAAAACGCTCAGATCCTCCCGCTGTGGTAGTACCAACCCTGGAAGATAAGCAAAATTCATCTACTGATGATCAATCTCAAAAAAATGAAAAGCCGCAAGAAAATCCCTAA
- a CDS encoding CapA family protein, protein MVNSRVVQLLSVGFISGCFCIGIGIGVFIRFGQLLPSDAATSSTESQPIPFAVPEPLAPGGEGTFPDTITIKAVGDIIPGTNFPNYRLPRYRDQLLPKSVRGHLEGADILFGNFESSLTTYPYTTKDISRGQVFAFRSPPAYAELFADAGFNVFNLANNHAMDFGSVGFQDTVNNLEAVGIATLGLKNQILYLEANNIAIAMIGFSPYDMYNSIHNLEAAQALVVEAKNNANVVVVSMHAGAEGTAALQVKNQTEFFYGENRGNSIQFARTMIDAGADLVLGHGPHVPRAIEIYKGKLIAYSLGNFLGYRTLSTDAETGYSMILEVELSSKGDLVSSKIIPVHINRQGIPYIDQRFRTVELVRSLNRQAFPNNPVKIDQKGKIVVFNDVKKQK, encoded by the coding sequence ATGGTAAATTCCAGGGTAGTGCAATTACTCTCAGTAGGTTTTATTAGTGGCTGCTTTTGTATAGGTATTGGTATTGGAGTATTCATTCGCTTTGGGCAATTACTCCCATCTGATGCTGCTACTTCATCCACTGAGTCTCAGCCAATTCCATTTGCAGTGCCGGAACCTCTAGCACCAGGAGGGGAGGGGACTTTTCCAGACACCATTACCATCAAAGCCGTTGGGGATATTATACCTGGTACGAATTTCCCTAACTACAGATTGCCTCGTTATCGGGATCAATTGTTACCAAAATCAGTAAGAGGGCATCTAGAGGGAGCTGATATTTTATTTGGTAACTTTGAAAGTAGCTTAACTACCTATCCCTACACTACTAAAGATATCAGTCGCGGACAAGTTTTTGCTTTTCGCTCTCCACCCGCCTATGCTGAATTATTTGCAGATGCTGGATTTAATGTGTTCAATTTGGCAAACAACCATGCAATGGATTTTGGTTCTGTGGGGTTCCAAGATACAGTTAATAATCTTGAGGCTGTTGGTATTGCCACACTAGGTTTGAAAAATCAAATTCTTTATTTAGAAGCTAATAATATTGCGATCGCAATGATCGGCTTTTCTCCCTATGACATGTATAATTCTATTCACAATCTGGAAGCAGCCCAAGCACTAGTCGTAGAAGCCAAAAATAATGCTAATGTCGTAGTTGTATCGATGCACGCAGGAGCAGAAGGGACAGCGGCGCTGCAAGTTAAGAATCAAACAGAGTTTTTTTATGGAGAAAACCGAGGTAATTCTATCCAGTTTGCCCGAACAATGATTGACGCAGGAGCAGACTTAGTGCTAGGACATGGGCCTCATGTCCCAAGAGCAATTGAGATTTATAAAGGAAAACTCATCGCCTATTCTTTGGGTAACTTTCTAGGATACCGAACTTTATCCACAGATGCTGAAACTGGGTATTCAATGATTTTGGAAGTTGAACTGAGTTCCAAGGGAGATTTGGTATCAAGTAAAATTATCCCTGTGCATATAAATCGCCAGGGAATTCCTTACATCGATCAGCGTTTCCGCACAGTGGAACTTGTGCGTTCTTTAAATCGTCAAGCTTTTCCCAATAACCCAGTGAAGATTGATCAAAAGGGTAAAATTGTTGTGTTTAATGATGTAAAAAAGCAAAAATAA
- the recR gene encoding recombination protein RecR: MEQLQRLPGVGPKTAQRLALHILKRPEAEVEALAQALIEAKKQIGLCSVCFHLSADPVCEICRNVNRDANTICVVADSRDVIALEKTREYKGKYHVLGGVISPIDGIGPEQLTVQALVRRVSQQKPQEVILAISPSVEGETTTLYVGQLLKPFTKVTRIAFGLPVGGDLEYADEVTLARALEGRRELD, from the coding sequence ATTGAGCAGCTACAACGCTTACCAGGAGTTGGGCCTAAAACAGCCCAGCGATTAGCTTTACATATTTTGAAACGCCCAGAAGCAGAGGTAGAGGCTTTGGCACAAGCCTTGATTGAAGCAAAAAAACAGATAGGTTTGTGTTCTGTCTGCTTTCACCTGTCTGCTGACCCAGTTTGTGAAATCTGTCGCAATGTCAACCGTGACGCTAACACGATCTGTGTAGTAGCTGATTCTCGTGATGTAATTGCGCTGGAAAAAACCCGCGAGTACAAAGGCAAGTATCACGTCTTGGGTGGGGTAATTTCCCCTATTGATGGTATCGGGCCAGAACAGTTGACTGTCCAAGCTTTGGTGCGACGGGTGAGTCAGCAAAAACCTCAAGAAGTGATTTTGGCAATTAGTCCGAGTGTGGAAGGGGAGACAACAACACTGTATGTTGGGCAACTACTCAAACCATTTACCAAAGTGACGCGAATTGCTTTTGGTTTACCTGTGGGTGGCGATTTGGAGTACGCCGACGAGGTGACGCTGGCAAGAGCCTTGGAAGGACGCCGAGAGTTGGATTAA
- a CDS encoding AAA family ATPase, with the protein MKTITFYSYKGGVGRTLAAANFAVYLAKLGRKTVVVDFDLEAPGLDAKFAKFSGLELPVNQKGLLDYILDYQKHNTDPGSIEQISLEIPIPSKRTSPLWLIPAGQYLSDEYYRKLTQLDWNLLFSKERDGVAFFQQFLARIEQELEADFVIIDSRTGITEIAGICTQQLPDEVVMLSPLSSESIKVSKHIKQLIEQSAVAKALGKSIDVKIVVSRVPKPKDLDSFQQRCCQIFGIDETKLFFLFSSNNLEQEEFLAIAVPDRDKELLNNYVQLFNGLNLELFSENIRAEIEQIGSELLFSSSLEKVEKNVLELVAFYPHPEVYRAAMRFFRLRENTEKLRFFGCKLLDLLPTDEEAQQILAESYLSERKLDKQDKKKAVRVIDSLWQKEELNSEQSLRYAEILEDIEEYSKSFNVAFLLCDDEKLDNDIQLQAKLIAARTAIKLGQNEIAARLIPHIPPKQLGGSLIFLAIETLRDNGDLENAFESAKQFIRREYNPVVIEQAARLAYQLNRVKELEEAIRSLAKLRISKDDNFYQNLKDCGLSELARELQKSSSKYSSDNNIK; encoded by the coding sequence ATGAAGACAATTACTTTTTATTCTTATAAAGGTGGTGTTGGTAGAACACTTGCCGCAGCAAATTTTGCAGTTTATCTAGCTAAACTAGGGCGAAAAACTGTCGTAGTAGATTTTGACCTTGAAGCGCCAGGTTTAGATGCAAAGTTTGCTAAGTTCTCTGGATTAGAATTACCAGTTAATCAAAAAGGGCTCCTCGATTACATCCTAGACTATCAAAAACACAATACCGATCCAGGAAGCATTGAACAAATAAGCCTTGAGATACCAATTCCTTCAAAAAGAACTTCCCCCTTGTGGCTCATTCCAGCAGGACAGTATCTCTCTGATGAGTATTACAGAAAGCTTACTCAGCTTGACTGGAATTTATTATTCTCTAAAGAACGTGATGGAGTTGCATTTTTTCAACAGTTTCTTGCTCGGATTGAACAAGAATTAGAGGCAGATTTTGTAATTATAGATTCTCGGACAGGCATTACTGAAATAGCAGGTATTTGTACACAACAGCTACCTGATGAAGTTGTAATGCTATCTCCTTTAAGTTCAGAAAGTATCAAAGTAAGCAAGCATATTAAACAGCTAATTGAGCAAAGTGCTGTAGCCAAAGCACTTGGAAAGTCAATTGATGTTAAAATTGTGGTATCACGTGTGCCCAAACCTAAAGATTTAGACAGCTTTCAACAAAGATGTTGCCAAATTTTTGGAATAGATGAAACAAAATTGTTCTTTTTATTCTCCTCTAATAATCTGGAACAAGAAGAATTTTTGGCAATTGCTGTTCCTGATAGGGACAAGGAACTACTAAATAATTATGTGCAACTATTTAATGGCTTAAATTTAGAACTTTTTAGCGAAAATATTAGGGCTGAAATTGAACAAATAGGTAGTGAATTGCTCTTTTCATCTTCCCTAGAAAAGGTAGAGAAGAATGTTTTAGAGCTAGTTGCATTCTACCCGCATCCAGAAGTATATCGTGCTGCTATGCGGTTCTTTCGATTAAGAGAAAATACAGAAAAATTAAGGTTTTTTGGTTGCAAACTTCTTGATTTATTACCAACAGACGAAGAAGCACAACAAATTCTTGCGGAAAGCTATTTATCTGAACGTAAGCTTGATAAACAAGATAAGAAAAAAGCTGTGCGTGTCATAGATTCCCTATGGCAAAAGGAAGAACTTAATTCGGAACAATCTTTACGTTATGCAGAAATATTGGAAGATATAGAAGAATATTCTAAAAGTTTTAATGTTGCTTTTCTTTTGTGTGATGATGAAAAACTTGATAATGATATCCAACTCCAAGCAAAATTGATTGCAGCTAGAACTGCCATAAAGCTAGGTCAAAATGAGATTGCTGCAAGATTAATTCCACATATACCTCCGAAGCAGCTAGGAGGTTCACTCATCTTTTTAGCAATAGAAACTTTGAGAGATAATGGAGATTTGGAAAATGCTTTTGAGTCAGCTAAGCAGTTTATACGCCGAGAGTACAATCCTGTTGTTATAGAACAAGCTGCTCGTTTAGCTTACCAGTTAAATCGTGTCAAAGAGCTAGAAGAAGCAATACGTTCACTTGCAAAGCTCCGTATATCAAAGGACGATAATTTTTACCAAAACTTAAAAGACTGTGGATTGTCTGAACTAGCACGTGAATTACAAAAATCATCTTCTAAGTATTCATCAGACAATAATATTAAATAA
- a CDS encoding helix-turn-helix domain-containing protein, with the protein MSNNPHLGGDALASLNKIVQDTPENNLIERREIFRLALTQAMRNIRKRLGLTQKEMGERFGVGQSWVSKLEDINNDHTFDSVLKYLNALGADFEAAILVENQRVEIIRANLTVDKIDVEAAINAIFEDAGNTELVEEIPNPDFNLISPEEKETCSEAQEVWHRQGGSWGRNSAA; encoded by the coding sequence ATGAGTAATAATCCCCATTTGGGCGGCGATGCTTTGGCTTCCTTAAATAAAATCGTCCAGGACACACCTGAAAATAATCTCATCGAGCGTCGGGAAATTTTTCGGCTTGCTTTAACTCAGGCAATGCGAAATATACGTAAGCGGCTTGGACTTACCCAAAAAGAAATGGGTGAACGTTTTGGTGTAGGGCAAAGTTGGGTATCCAAATTAGAAGACATTAATAATGATCACACGTTTGACTCGGTACTTAAGTACTTAAATGCTTTAGGGGCAGATTTTGAGGCAGCCATTCTTGTAGAAAATCAGCGGGTTGAAATAATTCGAGCAAATCTGACTGTGGATAAGATAGATGTAGAGGCAGCTATCAACGCAATATTTGAGGATGCTGGCAACACAGAATTAGTCGAGGAGATACCAAACCCAGACTTTAACTTAATCTCACCAGAAGAGAAAGAAACATGTTCTGAGGCACAAGAAGTTTGGCATCGACAAGGAGGTTCTTGGGGGAGGAATAGTGCGGCATGA
- a CDS encoding type II toxin-antitoxin system RelE/ParE family toxin, which produces MSEEWQIIFYQEVDGTEPVGEFFNDPSLTQGELKQFQLRLSLLAIKGLALQVERSDILDKIDTEKNLYELRLDNTPNNPRIFLCALTGKRLILLHTFKKKGRKTPANEIKIAAKRRDLVVAKEDKTDE; this is translated from the coding sequence ATGAGTGAAGAATGGCAGATTATTTTCTACCAGGAGGTAGACGGGACTGAACCAGTTGGCGAGTTTTTCAATGATCCTTCGCTCACTCAGGGCGAACTGAAACAGTTTCAACTGCGCCTATCCCTTTTAGCAATCAAAGGATTAGCTTTACAGGTCGAGCGCTCGGACATCTTAGACAAAATAGATACAGAAAAGAATCTTTATGAATTACGTTTGGATAACACTCCTAACAATCCCCGCATCTTCCTCTGTGCTTTAACAGGTAAGCGTCTAATTTTGCTGCACACTTTTAAGAAAAAGGGGCGTAAAACTCCAGCAAATGAAATTAAGATTGCAGCTAAAAGGCGAGATTTGGTAGTAGCAAAGGAGGATAAAACAGATGAGTAA
- the psbA gene encoding photosystem II q(b) protein produces MTTTLQRRESANVWERFCNWITSTENRIYVGWFGVLMIPTLLAATVCFVIAFIAAPPVDIDGIREPVAGSLIYGNNIISGAVVPSSNAIGLHFYPIWEAASLDEWLYNGGPYQLVIFHFLIGCACYLGRQWELSYRLGMRPWICVAYSAPLASATAVFLIYPIGQGSFSDGMPLGISGTFNFMIVFQAEHNILMHPFHMLGVAGVFGGSLFSAMHGSLVTSSLVRETTETESQNYGYKFGQEEETYNIVAAHGYFGRLIFQYASFNNSRSLHFFLAAWPVVGIWFTALGISTMAFNLNGFNFNQSVIDSQGRVINTWADIINRANLGMEVMHERNAHNFPLDLAAGEVAPVALTAPAING; encoded by the coding sequence ATGACCACAACCTTACAAAGACGCGAAAGCGCCAACGTATGGGAACGGTTCTGCAACTGGATCACCAGCACCGAAAACCGGATTTATGTCGGTTGGTTCGGTGTACTGATGATTCCTACCTTGCTAGCCGCTACCGTTTGCTTCGTAATCGCATTTATTGCTGCTCCTCCAGTAGACATCGACGGTATTCGTGAGCCTGTTGCAGGTTCTTTGATCTACGGAAACAACATCATCTCTGGTGCAGTTGTTCCTTCTTCCAACGCTATTGGTTTGCACTTCTACCCAATCTGGGAAGCAGCTTCCTTAGATGAGTGGTTGTACAACGGTGGCCCTTACCAGTTGGTAATTTTCCACTTCTTGATCGGTTGCGCTTGCTACCTAGGCCGTCAGTGGGAACTATCCTACCGTTTGGGTATGCGTCCTTGGATCTGTGTAGCTTACTCTGCGCCTTTGGCATCTGCTACCGCAGTATTCTTGATCTACCCCATCGGTCAAGGTTCTTTCTCTGATGGTATGCCTTTGGGTATCTCCGGAACCTTCAACTTCATGATTGTGTTCCAAGCAGAACACAACATCCTGATGCACCCCTTCCACATGTTAGGTGTGGCTGGTGTATTCGGCGGTAGCTTGTTCTCTGCAATGCACGGTTCTTTGGTGACATCTTCTTTGGTTCGTGAAACAACCGAAACCGAATCTCAAAACTACGGTTACAAGTTTGGTCAAGAAGAAGAAACCTACAACATCGTTGCAGCACACGGTTACTTCGGTCGTTTGATCTTCCAATACGCTTCATTCAACAACAGCCGTTCCTTGCACTTCTTCTTGGCTGCATGGCCCGTAGTCGGTATTTGGTTTACCGCGTTGGGTATCAGCACGATGGCGTTCAACTTGAACGGTTTCAACTTCAACCAATCAGTGATTGACTCCCAAGGTCGCGTCATCAACACCTGGGCTGACATCATCAACCGCGCTAACCTAGGTATGGAAGTAATGCACGAGCGCAATGCTCACAACTTCCCCTTAGACTTGGCTGCTGGTGAAGTTGCTCCTGTTGCTTTGACTGCTCCTGCAATCAACGGCTAA
- a CDS encoding histidine triad nucleotide-binding protein — protein MSETTETIFSKIIRREIPANIVYEDDLALAFKDIHPQAPVHILVIPKKPIAKLDEAESQDQALLGHLLLTAKRVAQEAGLENGYRIVINTDADGGQTVYHLHLHILGGRQLAWPPG, from the coding sequence ATGAGTGAAACCACAGAAACGATTTTCAGCAAAATCATTCGTCGGGAAATTCCAGCTAACATAGTCTATGAAGATGATTTGGCCTTGGCATTCAAAGACATTCACCCCCAAGCACCAGTTCACATCCTCGTCATTCCTAAAAAACCCATTGCCAAACTAGATGAAGCCGAATCTCAAGACCAAGCTCTTTTGGGACATCTTTTGTTAACTGCCAAGCGGGTTGCCCAAGAAGCCGGACTAGAGAACGGTTATCGCATTGTCATCAACACCGATGCTGACGGTGGCCAAACCGTCTATCACCTACATCTGCATATCCTCGGAGGACGGCAATTGGCATGGCCTCCTGGTTGA